The Dehalobacter sp. DCM sequence GTCAAGGCAAGGAAGGTTTGAAATCAATTTATGCAGGACAGTATTTAGGTACAGGACTGCTTGTACTGGTTAGTCTTACAGCCGCTTACTTTTTAAATTTTATTCCACAAGATTGGATTATCGGACTCCTTGGTCTAATTCCACTAGGTCTTGGTATAAGATCAATTTTTGTGGATGAAGATATTGATGAAGAAGACATTGAGGGAAAAATTACCAGAGATGGATCAAAAATCTTAGCATTTACAAGTTTAACAGTGGCAATGGGTGGAGATAATTTAGGAATTTATATCCCCTATTTTACAGGAAAGAGTTTGATTGAGATTGGTATAAGTTTAGTAATATTTACTTTAGGGATTTTGATTCTATGCAAATTATCTCAAAGTCTCGCCTCAATTTCTGCTATCGGAGAGATTGTAGAAAAGTACAAAAAAATAATTGTACCAGTCGTGTTTATTGGACTCGGTCTCTATATATTGATAGAAAATGGAACGATTAATTATTTCATATCCCTAATCACAAGTTAGTAGTCTATTTTTATATTTCAGACCTATTAAAGAAAATCTTTAGTAGGTCTTTTATGTTTAATTAAAATTGAAAAATACGTATATGAAATGCTGAAAAAGCAATATCCTTCTATAAAATGGGCGTCAGAGAATGCGAAGGTTGCTGAAATCAATCCAGAAGGACGAGCTGGGCTTGGATATGATATTGAATACATAGATGAAAATGGAAACAGAAGGTTTGTTGAAGTTAAAGCATCAAAAACAAGTGATATAGTGTTTTACATGTCAGATAACGAATTTGATTTTGCTATCAAGCACATCACTGAATATATTATTTACTTTGTGACCGAAGTATTTTCGAAAAAGCCTAAAATACTTCTCCTTGATAATGTATTCAAAGGTAACGATTTTAATTCTGATAACTATGCCCTCGATACCACTAAGGAATATAAAGTTATGGCTACTTTTACTTAATCGATACAGATTAAGGCATTTAAAGGGGTGATATAATCTTGGATGGAATACTGGAACAGATCCTTTCGGAGTTAAAAGAAATTAGGAAACTTCTTTCTGAAAACAATAGTTCATATGATGTAAGCTATAAGGGCCAATTGAACCAGAGTCGCAGCCTACTGCCGAGTCAGTACGGACAGTGATGAACAGGAAACCAGCTACGACACCCAGATCCAGCATTATACCTCCTACATTGAGAGCCATCCGGACTGGGTACTGGCTGGAATTTATGCGGATGATGGCATCTCCGGAATGAATGCCAAGAAGCGTGATGAGTTTCAGCGCATGATAAACGACTGCCATGATGGCAAGATCGATATGGTGATTACCAAGTCCATCAGCCGATTTGCCAGAAACACGGTTGATTGTCTGAATTACACCAGAGCCCTTAAGAACAAGAACATCGGCGTTTATTTCGAGAAGGAAAATATCCATACGCTTGATGCCAAGGGTGAAGTGCTCATGACCATTATGGCCTCCCTCGCGCAGCAGGAAAGTGAATCCTTATCAGCTAACGTTCGACTGGGCTTACAGTTTCGCTACCAGCAAGGAAAAGTGCAGGTCAACCACAATTGGTTCTTGGGCTACACCAAGGACGAAGATGGGCATCTTATCATTGACCCAAAGCAAGCAGAGGTCGTAAAACGAATCTACCGCGAGTATTTAAGTGGCGACGGCTTTTTAAAGATAAAAAGATCACTTGAAGCGGATGGAATTCTGAACGGTGCTGGGCACAAAAAATGGCATGAAACTAATATCAAGCAGATACTAACCAACGAGAAATACATCGGCGACGCACTACTTCAAAAGACGTACACGGTAGATATTCTGGAAAAGAAGCGTGAAGCCAATAAGGGCCAGGTTCCGAAGTATTATGTAGAAAACAGCCATGAAGGGATTATTCCAAAAGACATCTTTCTAAAAGTCCAGGAGGAAATTACACGACGCGCGAACCTCACCAAAGGCAGCACAGAGCGTAGACGAGTTTACTCCGGTCGGTACGCATTATCGGGGATGGTTTTCTGCGTACATTGTGGGGATATATTCCGAAGAATAAAATGGAACAATCGAGGGTGCAAATCTACGGTTTGGCGCTGCACCAGCAGAGTTGATAAAGACGGTCCTGACTGCCCGGCAAGAACAGTTCGTGAAGAACTCCTTCACGAAGTGTTGATAAAGGCGATAAACGAAGCCTTTCGGGAAAAAGAAAACATCCTGCCTCTTTTACGAGAAAACATCGAAAGCAGTCTGACAGAGGATGTAACGTATCAAATGGCGGCGCTTGATGAGCAGATAAAGGTGATCCAGCACGAGCTTTTAGCAACCGCCGATATGAAGAACCCGG is a genomic window containing:
- a CDS encoding CadD family cadmium resistance transporter; its protein translation is METIVSALLVFVSTSIDYLVVLTILFASQGKEGLKSIYAGQYLGTGLLVLVSLTAAYFLNFIPQDWIIGLLGLIPLGLGIRSIFVDEDIDEEDIEGKITRDGSKILAFTSLTVAMGGDNLGIYIPYFTGKSLIEIGISLVIFTLGILILCKLSQSLASISAIGEIVEKYKKIIVPVVFIGLGLYILIENGTINYFISLITS
- a CDS encoding DUF3883 domain-containing protein, which encodes MEKYVYEMLKKQYPSIKWASENAKVAEINPEGRAGLGYDIEYIDENGNRRFVEVKASKTSDIVFYMSDNEFDFAIKHITEYIIYFVTEVFSKKPKILLLDNVFKGNDFNSDNYALDTTKEYKVMATFT
- a CDS encoding zinc ribbon domain-containing protein; its protein translation is MVFCVHCGDIFRRIKWNNRGCKSTVWRCTSRVDKDGPDCPARTVREELLHEVLIKAINEAFREKENILPLLRENIESSLTEDVTYQMAALDEQIKVIQHELLATADMKNPGDDLGMEVRRLRNEKQALRAEEASNQDRRTRIDEMMYFLDDMPCELNEYDEQYTRTLIDKITVYDDYFVVEFKSGIEIQIDE